The following are encoded in a window of uncultured Ilyobacter sp. genomic DNA:
- the murI gene encoding glutamate racemase, which produces MDNRGIGVFDSGFGGLTVVKEIKKVLPGEKIYYFGDTARLPYGSKSRENIIHYSLEIAEFLKTKDIKALVVACNTASAFALEELKKHCTFPVIGVIEAGSRRALGITKNGKVGVIGTKGTVSSGVYVKSLSAGRAGIEVHSKSCPLFVPLVEEGMIQDEITEIMIDRYLGEFKNRVDSLIMGCTHYPLLEEEIKRYFEKHEVEVVNPAVETALELGKLLTDKSLVSKKSKGEIEFYVSDSPSHFKELGEMFLGEKIDKVEKINIEDYWRG; this is translated from the coding sequence ATGGATAACAGAGGAATAGGGGTTTTCGATTCGGGATTCGGCGGCCTTACAGTTGTGAAAGAGATAAAAAAAGTACTTCCCGGAGAAAAAATATATTATTTTGGGGATACGGCTAGACTGCCCTACGGTTCAAAATCAAGGGAAAACATAATTCATTATTCTCTGGAGATAGCAGAATTTCTGAAAACAAAAGATATAAAAGCCCTGGTGGTGGCGTGTAATACTGCATCTGCCTTTGCCTTGGAGGAGCTCAAAAAGCACTGCACTTTTCCTGTGATAGGGGTGATAGAGGCAGGAAGCAGAAGAGCTCTAGGGATAACTAAGAATGGTAAAGTAGGAGTCATCGGTACAAAGGGGACTGTATCTAGCGGAGTCTATGTGAAGTCACTATCTGCAGGAAGAGCTGGTATAGAGGTTCACTCTAAATCATGCCCACTTTTTGTTCCGCTTGTGGAAGAGGGAATGATACAAGACGAGATAACAGAGATAATGATAGATAGATATTTAGGAGAATTTAAAAACAGGGTGGATTCTCTTATCATGGGATGTACGCACTATCCTCTCCTAGAAGAGGAGATAAAAAGATATTTTGAAAAGCATGAAGTAGAGGTTGTAAATCCAGCTGTGGAAACAGCTCTTGAGCTTGGAAAACTATTGACAGACAAGAGTCTTGTCTCAAAAAAGAGCAAAGGCGAGATAGAGTTTTATGTGAGTGATTCTCCTAGCCATTTTAAAGAGTTGGGGGAGATGTTTTTGGGGGAAAAAATAGACAAGGTGGAAAAAATAAATATAGAGGATTATTGGAGAGGGTAG
- the uvrA gene encoding excinuclease ABC subunit UvrA — protein sequence MLDKIVIKGAREHNLKNINVDIPKNKFVVITGVSGSGKSSLAFDTIYSEGQRRYVESLSAYARQFIGQMQKPDVDSIEGLSPAISIEQKTTNKNPRSIVGTMTEVYDYMRLLFAHIGTAHCPICGEKVEKQSIEEMVDSILGRFQEGSKIILMSPLMKEKKGTHKNLFINLQKKGFVRVRVNGEVLHLEDDIDLDKNKKHTIEVVVDRVVLKKEDKDFISRFTQSVETSTELSGGRVVLDIDGEDFSYSENFVCPNHEEVSIPDINPRLFSFNAPYGACPECNGLGKKLEVDENRLIEDENLSLNNGGIYIPGASARKGYSWAVFESMARAFDVDLDKPVKDLSKRELDIVFYGVTGKSFRVDYKGRDFQYHGMKEYEGAVKNLERRYYETASDSMKEEIENKYMIEKICKVCDGKRLKPEVLGVTINDKNIMEICFVSVREALEFFQNLELTPKEEMIAKEILKEIRERLSFMINVGLDYLSLARETKTLSGGESQRIRLATQIGSGLTGVLYVLDEPSIGLHQRDNNKLLTTLNRLKDLGNTLIVVEHDEDTMFQADYIFDLGPGAGRFGGEVVAKGTPNQIMRSKNSLTGKYLKGSLKIKTPEKRRKWKKSIKLLGASGNNLKNVDVEIPLGVMTLVTGVSGSGKSTLINQTLFPLLFNILNKGKLYPLENKGIKGVEKLDKVIDIDQSPIGRTPRSNPATYTKIFDDIRNLFAETKESKMRGYKKGRFSFNVRGGRCEACQGAGIIKIEMNFLPDVYVECEVCKGKRYNRETLEVTYKGKNISDVLGMSVGEAYEFFEKIPSLERKLKVLMEVGLDYIKLGQPATTLSGGEAQRIKLATELSKMARGHTVYILDEPTTGLHFEDIRKLLEVLNRLVDKGNTVIIIEHNLDVIKTADHIIDIGPEGGDEGGKVIAVGTPEQLVQIEESYTGHYLKKVME from the coding sequence ATGCTAGATAAAATAGTAATAAAAGGGGCAAGAGAGCACAATCTCAAAAATATAAATGTAGATATACCGAAAAATAAATTTGTGGTAATAACCGGAGTCAGTGGAAGCGGTAAATCCTCTCTGGCCTTTGATACAATATATTCTGAAGGTCAGAGGAGATATGTAGAAAGTCTTTCAGCCTATGCCAGACAGTTTATCGGACAGATGCAAAAACCCGATGTGGACAGTATAGAGGGGCTGTCCCCTGCCATATCCATAGAGCAAAAGACGACCAATAAGAACCCGAGATCCATAGTGGGAACGATGACAGAGGTCTATGACTATATGAGACTTCTTTTTGCACATATAGGAACTGCCCACTGTCCTATCTGTGGTGAAAAGGTGGAAAAGCAGAGTATAGAGGAGATGGTAGACAGCATTCTAGGAAGATTTCAAGAGGGATCTAAAATAATACTGATGTCTCCACTTATGAAGGAAAAAAAAGGAACTCATAAAAATCTTTTTATTAATCTTCAAAAAAAGGGATTTGTGAGGGTCAGAGTGAACGGAGAGGTCCTTCATCTAGAGGACGATATAGACCTAGATAAGAATAAAAAACATACAATAGAAGTTGTGGTGGACAGGGTCGTTTTAAAAAAAGAGGACAAAGATTTCATAAGCAGATTTACCCAGTCAGTGGAGACATCAACAGAGCTTTCTGGTGGAAGGGTTGTCCTAGATATAGACGGGGAAGATTTCAGTTACAGCGAAAACTTTGTCTGCCCAAATCATGAGGAGGTCAGCATACCCGATATAAACCCAAGGCTTTTTTCCTTTAATGCACCCTACGGGGCATGTCCAGAATGCAATGGACTTGGAAAAAAACTGGAGGTTGATGAAAATAGGCTGATAGAAGACGAAAACCTATCATTGAATAATGGCGGAATATACATACCAGGTGCATCTGCAAGAAAAGGCTATAGCTGGGCTGTTTTCGAGTCTATGGCCAGAGCCTTTGATGTAGACCTCGATAAGCCTGTGAAGGACCTTTCCAAAAGGGAACTGGATATTGTGTTTTACGGTGTGACGGGGAAGAGCTTCAGAGTTGATTACAAGGGAAGAGATTTTCAGTATCATGGGATGAAAGAGTATGAAGGGGCAGTCAAAAATCTAGAAAGAAGATATTATGAAACTGCTTCTGACTCTATGAAGGAAGAGATAGAAAATAAGTACATGATAGAGAAAATATGCAAGGTATGTGACGGAAAAAGACTCAAACCGGAAGTCTTGGGAGTCACGATAAATGATAAAAATATTATGGAAATATGTTTTGTAAGTGTGAGGGAAGCCCTAGAATTCTTTCAAAATCTAGAACTCACTCCAAAGGAGGAGATGATAGCCAAAGAGATCCTGAAAGAGATCAGAGAAAGGTTGTCTTTTATGATAAATGTCGGCCTAGATTATCTGAGTCTTGCAAGGGAAACCAAGACACTTTCAGGGGGTGAGTCTCAGAGGATTAGGCTAGCAACTCAAATAGGATCGGGTCTTACAGGGGTACTGTATGTACTAGATGAACCAAGCATCGGTCTCCATCAGAGAGACAACAATAAACTGCTGACAACGCTAAACAGGCTAAAAGACCTAGGAAATACTCTTATTGTGGTGGAGCATGATGAAGATACTATGTTCCAGGCGGACTATATATTTGATTTGGGTCCAGGTGCAGGAAGATTTGGAGGAGAGGTTGTGGCCAAAGGTACGCCTAATCAGATCATGAGGTCAAAAAATTCATTGACTGGAAAATATCTCAAGGGAAGTCTTAAGATAAAGACTCCGGAAAAAAGAAGAAAGTGGAAAAAAAGTATAAAACTTTTGGGAGCTTCTGGAAACAACCTGAAAAATGTAGACGTGGAAATCCCCCTCGGGGTAATGACTCTGGTAACAGGTGTCAGCGGAAGCGGTAAATCAACTCTTATAAATCAGACTCTGTTTCCTCTTCTCTTTAATATTCTAAATAAGGGAAAACTATATCCACTTGAAAACAAAGGGATAAAAGGAGTAGAAAAGCTAGACAAGGTGATCGATATAGATCAAAGTCCCATAGGAAGGACTCCTAGGTCAAATCCAGCAACTTATACGAAAATTTTTGACGACATAAGAAACCTTTTTGCAGAAACAAAAGAATCTAAGATGCGAGGGTACAAGAAGGGAAGGTTTTCTTTTAATGTGAGAGGTGGGAGGTGTGAAGCCTGCCAGGGAGCCGGTATAATAAAAATAGAGATGAACTTTCTCCCAGATGTATATGTAGAGTGTGAGGTGTGTAAGGGAAAAAGATATAACAGAGAGACTTTAGAAGTAACATATAAGGGAAAGAATATATCTGATGTATTGGGAATGAGTGTAGGGGAAGCCTATGAATTTTTTGAAAAGATACCTTCTCTCGAGAGAAAACTAAAAGTTTTGATGGAAGTGGGCTTGGATTATATAAAGCTCGGCCAGCCTGCAACAACTCTCTCTGGAGGAGAAGCTCAGAGAATAAAACTTGCCACAGAGCTATCAAAGATGGCAAGGGGTCATACTGTCTATATCCTAGATGAACCCACGACCGGACTTCATTTTGAAGATATAAGGAAACTTCTAGAGGTACTAAATAGGCTGGTAGACAAGGGGAATACGGTAATTATAATAGAGCACAATCTAGATGTGATAAAAACAGCTGACCACATAATCGATATAGGACCTGAAGGGGGAGATGAAGGAGGAAAAGTAATAGCAGTGGGAACACCTGAGCAGCTAGTCCAAATAGAGGAGAGCTATACAGGGCACTATCTGAAAAAAGTAATGGAATAA
- the ald gene encoding alanine dehydrogenase: MKIGVPKEIKNNENRVGLVPASVAQLVADGHELFVETNAGIGVGIADGEYIKAGAKILTSLEDIFEKADMIIKVKEPQPREIACLKPRHLLYTYLHLAADKPQTEGLMASGATCIAYETIVLEDRSIPLLAPMSEVAGRMATQMGAFYLQENKGGKGILIGGVPGTKRAKCVIIGAGVAGKNALQMAVGLGADCTILDVDIHKLRYLDDIYGNQIKTLYSNSHNIEEAVITADLVIGTVLIPGAKAPKLVTREHIKRMEPGTVLVDVAIDQGGCFETSKATTHAEPIYFVDDVLHYCVANMPGAFARTSAYALNNATLKYARALAGMDIHQACKKYPELINGINVIHGKLVYEQVAKDLDLTYTPLKEICK; encoded by the coding sequence ATGAAAATAGGTGTACCTAAAGAGATTAAAAACAACGAAAACAGAGTAGGTCTTGTCCCGGCATCTGTGGCTCAGCTTGTTGCTGACGGTCATGAATTATTTGTTGAGACCAACGCAGGTATAGGGGTCGGAATCGCCGATGGAGAGTATATCAAGGCTGGAGCGAAAATTCTAACGTCTTTAGAAGATATATTTGAAAAAGCAGACATGATTATAAAGGTAAAAGAACCTCAACCTCGAGAAATAGCCTGCCTAAAACCTCGGCACCTTTTGTATACATATCTTCATCTAGCTGCTGACAAACCTCAGACAGAAGGTCTAATGGCATCGGGAGCCACATGCATTGCCTATGAAACTATCGTTTTAGAAGACAGATCTATTCCTCTCCTTGCACCTATGTCAGAGGTGGCCGGAAGAATGGCAACTCAGATGGGTGCCTTTTATCTCCAAGAAAATAAGGGGGGGAAAGGGATTCTTATAGGGGGAGTTCCAGGGACCAAGAGAGCAAAATGTGTTATTATAGGGGCCGGAGTAGCCGGAAAAAACGCCCTTCAGATGGCAGTAGGTTTAGGGGCTGACTGCACCATCTTAGATGTAGATATTCATAAATTAAGATATTTAGATGATATTTACGGAAATCAAATCAAAACTCTCTACTCCAACTCCCACAATATAGAGGAAGCTGTTATCACTGCCGACCTGGTTATCGGAACGGTACTTATTCCCGGAGCCAAAGCACCGAAGCTTGTGACAAGGGAGCATATCAAAAGAATGGAACCTGGAACGGTTTTGGTTGACGTGGCCATTGACCAGGGTGGATGCTTTGAGACCTCTAAGGCTACAACACATGCGGAGCCTATTTATTTTGTGGACGATGTCCTTCATTACTGCGTGGCAAACATGCCAGGTGCCTTTGCCAGAACTTCTGCCTATGCACTAAACAATGCAACTCTCAAATATGCCAGGGCTCTCGCAGGAATGGATATCCACCAGGCCTGTAAAAAATATCCTGAACTAATCAATGGAATCAATGTAATCCATGGAAAACTTGTCTACGAACAGGTGGCAAAAGATTTAGATCTTACATACACTCCTCTAAAAGAGATATGTAAATAA
- the recR gene encoding recombination mediator RecR — translation MATKSLERLIDEFNKLPGIGRKSATRLAFHVLEMEDIEVKRFTEAIKDVKSSIKKCVICGNFGEEETCDVCRDEYRSNEIICVVEDTRDIVSFEKAKKYRGRYHVLNGKIDPLNGMTPDKLNIKSLVERVAAEEVKEVILAMNPDLEGETTAMYLTNLLKPFGIKVTKIASGIPMGGNIEFSDTATISKALEGRQEL, via the coding sequence ATGGCTACCAAATCCCTTGAAAGATTGATAGATGAGTTTAACAAACTTCCAGGAATAGGAAGAAAAAGTGCAACCAGACTTGCATTTCATGTCTTGGAAATGGAAGATATAGAAGTAAAGAGATTTACAGAGGCGATAAAAGACGTAAAGAGTTCAATAAAAAAATGTGTGATTTGCGGGAATTTTGGTGAAGAGGAAACCTGTGACGTGTGCAGGGATGAATACAGGAGCAATGAGATAATATGTGTAGTAGAGGATACCAGGGATATAGTTTCCTTTGAAAAGGCCAAGAAGTATAGGGGGAGATATCACGTTTTAAACGGTAAAATAGATCCTTTAAATGGAATGACTCCAGATAAGCTCAATATAAAATCTCTAGTGGAGAGAGTTGCAGCAGAAGAGGTGAAAGAGGTCATACTGGCAATGAATCCTGACTTAGAGGGAGAAACTACGGCAATGTATCTGACAAATCTTCTGAAGCCTTTTGGAATCAAGGTCACTAAAATAGCCAGCGGAATTCCTATGGGAGGGAATATAGAGTTCTCTGATACAGCAACTATATCAAAGGCACTAGAGGGTAGACAGGAACTCTAA
- the msrB gene encoding peptide-methionine (R)-S-oxide reductase MsrB yields MNHLLTLIFLIFSTLAFSMDFSSFEKPSDSELKKALTDLQYKVTQKNGTERPFDNEYWDNTREGIYVDLISGEPLFSSKDKFKSGTGWPSFTKPLVDENIVTKKDFALFMIRTEVRSKHGDSHLGHVFKDGPLPTGLRYCLNSASLRFIPKEDLAKEGYGEFLKEFEE; encoded by the coding sequence ATGAACCATTTATTAACTTTAATATTTCTTATTTTTTCCACTCTCGCTTTTTCAATGGATTTTTCATCTTTTGAAAAACCCTCGGACTCAGAACTAAAAAAAGCTCTCACCGATTTACAGTATAAGGTTACTCAGAAAAATGGAACAGAAAGACCTTTTGATAATGAATACTGGGACAACACAAGAGAGGGCATCTACGTTGATCTTATTTCAGGGGAACCCCTTTTTTCTTCCAAAGATAAATTTAAATCCGGTACTGGTTGGCCTAGTTTTACAAAACCTCTTGTTGATGAAAACATTGTCACCAAGAAAGATTTTGCTCTTTTTATGATAAGGACAGAAGTTAGGAGCAAACATGGAGATTCCCATCTAGGGCATGTGTTCAAAGATGGACCCCTTCCTACGGGTCTGCGTTATTGTCTCAACTCTGCATCTCTTCGTTTCATTCCAAAAGAAGATCTGGCTAAAGAGGGATATGGAGAATTTTTAAAAGAATTTGAAGAGTAA
- a CDS encoding iron-containing alcohol dehydrogenase: MQHRFFISPMSLMGAGCLKQAGKEIKKLKLKKAIVVTCKAILESEIITQLKDMLDENDINYVIYDKTKARPDMRDILKGVEIVKREKCDFIISFGGNSTRNCAKGMSLMLRCKDEMCKSEESLPLVAINVTSFMTGEVPIFTQKNKNGDEKILIDRSTTPIITVTDSDLLKGISNKIMGAIGIDALRHAVEAYLSDSATPMTDACAFQAIKILFSNLDNIIDQDKMDDEVREQITYGNYMAGISYNNTVLGHIYSMEEKNYHEENIQEEKYRDFIPEQQGFSSDKIFKKMIEVAFAMGSDVKDINEDTAMGFVMDEIKRLSDKVGIPCGMSKDERVIFGKGRL, translated from the coding sequence ATGCAGCACAGATTTTTTATATCACCTATGAGTCTTATGGGTGCAGGGTGTTTAAAACAAGCAGGCAAGGAGATAAAAAAACTCAAACTAAAAAAAGCAATAGTTGTTACTTGCAAGGCTATACTAGAAAGTGAAATTATTACTCAGTTGAAAGATATGTTAGATGAAAATGATATAAATTATGTAATATATGATAAAACCAAGGCTCGCCCTGATATGAGAGATATTCTCAAAGGTGTAGAGATTGTAAAAAGAGAAAAATGTGATTTCATAATTTCCTTTGGAGGTAATTCTACAAGAAATTGTGCAAAGGGGATGTCCCTCATGCTTCGGTGTAAGGATGAAATGTGTAAGAGTGAAGAGAGTCTGCCCCTGGTAGCTATAAATGTCACTTCCTTTATGACTGGAGAAGTACCTATATTTACTCAAAAAAATAAAAATGGAGATGAGAAAATTCTTATAGACAGAAGCACCACTCCTATTATAACTGTCACAGATTCCGATCTTTTAAAGGGAATTTCAAATAAGATAATGGGAGCCATAGGGATAGATGCCTTAAGACATGCTGTGGAGGCTTATCTTTCTGATTCCGCAACGCCCATGACCGATGCATGTGCTTTTCAGGCTATCAAGATACTTTTTTCCAATCTTGACAATATAATAGATCAGGATAAGATGGATGATGAGGTTAGAGAGCAGATAACTTATGGAAATTACATGGCTGGAATTTCCTACAATAACACTGTTTTAGGTCATATATATTCCATGGAAGAGAAAAATTATCATGAGGAGAACATTCAGGAAGAAAAGTACAGGGATTTCATACCAGAACAACAAGGATTTTCATCAGATAAAATTTTTAAAAAAATGATAGAAGTGGCTTTTGCAATGGGAAGTGATGTAAAAGATATTAACGAAGATACTGCCATGGGATTTGTCATGGACGAGATAAAAAGGCTTTCTGACAAGGTGGGGATTCCTTGTGGAATGAGTAAAGACGAAAGAGTTATATTCGGTAAGGGAAGATTATAG